A single genomic interval of Peribacillus sp. FSL H8-0477 harbors:
- a CDS encoding general stress protein, giving the protein MTKSVYGVFDSNAETIRAINTLKAKGYASDDITVVAKNEETMNLDNLNRTVDVNTVVTEDDSFIDKIVRFFVDDNRDSLSERLSNVGLSTREAEAYTEDVKDGRVLVLVEGTGNIGEGTVTNEPDVALTSKQEETDLREKNSISTGMTNNPDPNIFPSTTSNALPQEEEHTVVTGNVAERPIYDPSDDLVTDEKMNDVSYAEKSRGRFDGRPSDSTTGDIKHHNFDLDEKALTEDRVDNEKKLNDVGYAQSSRDRFDGENNDPDTAVFPPIQGDRQRDPNTPVTAKGASRQVNRPTTDEMVKDEDNLNTVGYAANSHSRFDLDSETKKEEKNEPTMRDEQMDEKGYKVISRTLNPNDEETKSSRKTY; this is encoded by the coding sequence ATGACTAAATCCGTATATGGAGTATTTGATTCAAATGCAGAAACAATTAGAGCGATTAATACACTTAAAGCAAAAGGTTATGCAAGTGACGATATTACAGTCGTAGCTAAGAATGAAGAAACAATGAATTTAGACAATCTTAACCGTACTGTGGATGTAAATACGGTGGTTACTGAAGACGATTCATTTATCGATAAAATTGTCCGCTTTTTTGTAGACGATAACCGGGATAGTTTATCTGAACGTCTTTCGAATGTAGGCTTATCAACCAGAGAAGCAGAAGCTTATACAGAAGATGTGAAAGATGGCAGGGTATTAGTTCTTGTTGAAGGAACGGGCAACATTGGAGAAGGAACTGTGACTAATGAACCAGATGTTGCTTTAACCAGCAAACAAGAAGAAACTGATTTAAGAGAAAAAAATTCAATTTCAACAGGTATGACAAACAATCCTGATCCTAATATTTTCCCTTCTACTACAAGCAATGCTCTTCCACAGGAAGAGGAACATACTGTTGTGACGGGAAATGTAGCAGAGCGTCCAATTTACGATCCAAGTGATGATTTGGTTACTGATGAAAAGATGAATGATGTCAGCTATGCAGAAAAAAGCCGTGGCCGCTTTGATGGTCGGCCAAGTGATTCAACAACAGGTGATATAAAGCACCATAATTTTGATTTAGATGAAAAAGCGTTAACAGAAGATAGAGTAGACAATGAAAAGAAGTTGAATGATGTTGGGTATGCACAAAGCAGCCGAGACCGTTTTGATGGGGAAAATAATGATCCAGATACAGCGGTTTTCCCTCCAATACAAGGGGATAGACAACGTGACCCTAACACTCCTGTGACAGCAAAAGGTGCCTCACGCCAGGTTAACCGTCCGACAACGGATGAAATGGTTAAAGATGAGGATAACTTGAATACGGTTGGGTATGCTGCAAACAGTCACAGTCGTTTTGATTTAGATTCGGAAACGAAAAAAGAAGAAAAAAATGAGCCAACTATGCGTGATGAACAAATGGATGAAAAAGGATACAAAGTAATCAGTCGTACTTTAAATCCAAATGA
- a CDS encoding M42 family metallopeptidase: MAELDETVRMLKRLTDAKGVPGNEGEVRELMREYITPYADEVTIDGIGSLIAKKIGKEDGPKIVISGHLDEVGFMVTRIDAKGFLWFQPLGGWWSQVLLAQRVTVVTKTGDLTGIIGSKPPHILTPEARKKPVDLKDMFIDIGASSAKEAKDWGVRPGDMVVPYFEFTVMNNEKLLLAKAWDNRIGCAIAIDVLKQLDGMNHPNIVYGVGAVQEEVGFRGAKTSTSMIKPDIGFAVDVGTAGDTPGISAKESQGKLGDGPQIILYDASMISHKGLRDLVVHTAEEFNIPYQYESIPGGGTDAGAIHLTANGVPALAITISTRYIHSHAAMLNRDDYEHTVKLLVEVIKKLDRETVDTLTFT; encoded by the coding sequence AATGCGTGAATATATTACTCCCTACGCGGATGAAGTAACCATTGATGGGATTGGTAGTCTGATTGCAAAGAAAATTGGCAAAGAAGATGGACCGAAAATTGTCATTTCTGGGCATTTAGATGAGGTAGGATTCATGGTAACTAGAATTGACGCAAAAGGTTTTCTCTGGTTTCAGCCTCTTGGCGGATGGTGGTCTCAAGTCCTGCTTGCACAACGGGTAACCGTTGTAACGAAAACGGGCGATTTAACGGGGATTATTGGTTCTAAACCACCTCATATCCTAACTCCCGAAGCACGAAAAAAGCCTGTCGACTTAAAAGATATGTTCATTGATATCGGTGCTTCAAGTGCTAAGGAAGCTAAAGATTGGGGAGTAAGACCAGGAGATATGGTTGTACCATACTTTGAATTTACAGTAATGAATAATGAAAAATTATTGCTGGCTAAGGCCTGGGATAACCGCATTGGCTGTGCGATTGCCATTGATGTACTTAAGCAGCTTGATGGTATGAATCATCCGAATATCGTATATGGCGTGGGGGCAGTTCAGGAAGAAGTCGGTTTCCGTGGAGCGAAAACGTCAACGTCTATGATTAAACCAGATATCGGCTTTGCTGTTGATGTTGGAACGGCGGGAGATACACCGGGAATCAGCGCTAAAGAATCACAGGGGAAATTGGGGGACGGTCCTCAAATTATTCTTTATGATGCCTCAATGATCTCTCATAAAGGACTTCGCGATTTAGTCGTACATACAGCGGAAGAGTTCAATATTCCTTATCAATATGAATCAATTCCAGGCGGCGGAACAGACGCAGGGGCAATTCACTTAACGGCGAACGGTGTGCCGGCGCTTGCGATTACGATTTCCACTCGTTATATCCATTCACATGCCGCTATGCTTAATCGTGATGATTATGAACATACGGTTAAATTACTTGTGGAAGTCATTAAAAAACTAGACCGTGAAACCGTTGATACATTAACATTTACGTAA